TTTGAGTTAGATTCAGATCAGATGGATGAATTTTACGAGCACTTAAACGATCAGGGCGTAGAAGTCATCGGTGATTCCGATCAGGATCCAAGCATGCAGCAGCTGAATAAAGAAGAAGAATTCGATCTAAATGACTTGAGCGTACCGCCAGGTGTTAAAATAAATGATCCAGTTCGAATGTACTTGAAAGAAATAGGCAGAGTAAACCTTCTATCCGCGAAGGATGAGATTAGTCTTGCTCAGCGGATTGAAAATGGTGATGAAGCAGCTAAGCGTGAGCTGGCAGAAGCAAACCTGCGCCTTGTAGTAAGTATTGCAAAACGGTATGTTGGCCGTGGAATGCTCTTTCTCGATTTAATTCAGGAAGGAAATATGGGTCTGATCAAAGCAGTGGAGAAATTTGACTATCGAAAAGGATACAAATTCAGTACGTATGCTACATGGTGGATCAGACAGGCTATTACCCGTGCAATAGCCGACCAGGCACGTACGATCAGGATTCCAGTCCACATGGTGGAAACCATTAATAAGCTGATCCGTGTGCAAAGGCAGCTTCTTCAGGATCTGGGCCGTGAACCAACGCCAGAGGAAATCGCTCAAGATATGGAGCTAACTCCTGATAAAGTTCGGGAAATTTTAAAGATTGCCCAGGAACCTGTTTCTCTGGAAACGCCAATTGGTGAAGAGGATGATTCTCATCTAGGTGATTTTATTGAGGACCAGGAAGCTACCTCTCCATCTGACCATGCTGCTTATGAACTTTTAAAAGAACAGCTCGAAGATGTTCTTGATACCTTGACCGACCGTGAAGAAAACGTTCTTCGCCTTCGTTTCGGCCTTGATGATGGCCGTACACGTACTCTTGAAGAGGTAGGAAAGGTTTTTGGAGTCACAAGGGAAAGAATCCGACAAATTGAAGCCAAAGCCCTTCGTAAGCTAAGACACCCTAGCCGCAGCAAACGATTAAAAGACTTCATGGAATAGAGAATTGGAATTGCTCAGGGCCATCATCACGCTTTTTCGCGGATGGGTCCTGGGCTTTTTATATGAATGGGGTGATCCAAACTGGCTGAGGACCGTATGCAAACCATTATAAATGAAATTAAGTATTGGAAACAAAATCATCTGCTGCCTCAAGAATACTGCGATTACTTGCTGGCTTTGTACACCCAGGGGGAAGGGGTTACAGACGATTTGCCAGATGCACTAAAGGATGCTTCCTATTCCAAGACCTTCACCATCGTCAAATTATTGTGCTGTTTAATTTTGTTACCCCTTTCATTTCTTGTCATTTATTTTACTCAAATAGGCTTGCTTTTGCAAACAGGGCTTTTGTCGACATTTGTTCTCCTTGTTTTTTGGATCGCAAAAGATTTGAAAAGCAAAAACAGCCCGCTGTTTCATATGCCGGCTATTGCAGGGTTTTTAATTCTTCTTCTCACCACTGTAAGTATGTTTCATCATTTTTACAGCCATAATATAAGTATCTATGTAGTCGTAATGGTCAATAGTCTAGTATGGCTGTTCATTGGTAAGAGAACAAACCTACATTACTTAACTGCCTCGGGAATAATCGGACTGACTTTAATGGTCATCATGCTTGTTTTGCAAGTTTTCACGGGTTATCCCTTTTCTAAGTAAAGGTTTTCAAGTAAAATGAATGTAGTCTATCTCTCTCTTTCTTAAAGGGGATACATAAGGAGGTTACTCGAGATGAAAAGAAACCCTGTGGTTCCTTTTGCAATTATTGCAGTTCTCGGTATAGTCGCAATGATCATTATTTCAACTGCTGGAATAAACCAGAAAGAAGCCATTGAGAATGCAGAAAAAAATGGCGGCAAAACTGAAGAACAGCAGTCCGGTGGCTCTGATGCTTCTCCGGAAGAACTTTTTAAAGCAAAATGTGCAACATGCCACGGTGGAGACCTTAGTGGCGGGGTAGGGCCAAACCTGCAAAAAGTAGGGGGTCGTTACTCAGCAGAGGAAATTCAAAACATAATTAAAAATGGTAAAGGATCTCAAATGCCGCCAGGGCTTTACCAAGGGGAACAGGCTAAAAAGATTGCCGAGTGGCTGGCTAAAAAGAAATAAACCGTAAGAAAAGCTTTCTGGTTTCATGCAGAGGGCTTTTCTTTATGAGGAGCAGTAAAATGAATGTATATCAATTGTCTAAACGATTAGAAAGAGTGGCAGATTATCTTCCAAGTGACAGCTGTTTTGCTGATATTGGTTCAGACCATGCTTACTTACCTTGTTACGTGTGTTTAAACGATTCCGAAGCAAAAGCAATTGCTGGTGAAGTGAATGTGGGGCCATATGAAAGTGCTTTATCAGAAGTTCGTAACCAGAATCTTGAAGATCGAATTGAAGTGAGGCTTGGTGATGGTTTGGAAGTTTTAGAACCTGGCGAAGTCAGACAAGTAGTCATAGCAGGAATGGGCGGCTCTCTTATTAAAAACATCCTCGACCGCGGGAAAGAAAAATTAAAGAATGTTGACCGAATAATCGTACAGCCGAATATTGGTGCAAAATTTCTGCGAGAGTGGTTTATTGAACAGAAGTACCAATTAACGAAAGAAGAAATTCTTGAAGAAAATGGTCATACCTATGAAATATTAATCGCTCAGCCCGGGGATCCTCTTGTTTGTTACCAAAAGGACATCTTCTCAAAACAGCTTCTTTTTGGGCCACACCTATTAAAGGAACGGCCCGAGGTGTTTAGGCAGAAATGGAAGGAGGAATATGCAAAAAGACAACGGGTACTTACTCAGATTAATAAATCTAAAGAACCTCATTTAGAGAAAATGAATGAGGTGAGAACGGAAATGGAATGGATCGAGGAGGTCTTGGCGATATGAATCAAATAACTGGACAGACGCTTATTAAGGAATTTGAAAAATGGTCACCTAAGTCGCTGGCTTTCGATTGGGATAATGTGGGTCTTCAAGTAGGAACACTTCATAAGCCGATTAATAAGGTAATGATCACCTTAGATGTCCTTGAAAACGTAGTGGAAGAGGCGATTGAAAAAAATATTGATTTAATCATAGCCCACCACCCTCTGCTCTTTGTTTCCCTTAAACAGATCAATTTGGATACACCAAAAGGAAGAGTCATCCAGAAACTGATCCAGCATGACATTACCGTATATGCGGCTCATACGAATTTGGATATTGCTGAAGGCGGTGTAAACGATGTGCTGGCAGAAGCATTGGATCTGCATGAATTACAGCCGCTTATTCCGACAGGAGAAGATGATCTTTATAAGCTTGCTGTATTTGTTCCCGAAGATCACGCAGAAAAGGTGAGAGACGCTGTGAGCGAAGCTGG
This Halobacillus salinarum DNA region includes the following protein-coding sequences:
- the cccA gene encoding cytochrome c550; this translates as MKRNPVVPFAIIAVLGIVAMIIISTAGINQKEAIENAEKNGGKTEEQQSGGSDASPEELFKAKCATCHGGDLSGGVGPNLQKVGGRYSAEEIQNIIKNGKGSQMPPGLYQGEQAKKIAEWLAKKK
- the rpoD gene encoding RNA polymerase sigma factor RpoD is translated as MADKQQQPLRSKENENELTLEQAKDQVLEIGKKRGVLAYEEVAEKLSSFELDSDQMDEFYEHLNDQGVEVIGDSDQDPSMQQLNKEEEFDLNDLSVPPGVKINDPVRMYLKEIGRVNLLSAKDEISLAQRIENGDEAAKRELAEANLRLVVSIAKRYVGRGMLFLDLIQEGNMGLIKAVEKFDYRKGYKFSTYATWWIRQAITRAIADQARTIRIPVHMVETINKLIRVQRQLLQDLGREPTPEEIAQDMELTPDKVREILKIAQEPVSLETPIGEEDDSHLGDFIEDQEATSPSDHAAYELLKEQLEDVLDTLTDREENVLRLRFGLDDGRTRTLEEVGKVFGVTRERIRQIEAKALRKLRHPSRSKRLKDFME
- a CDS encoding tRNA (adenine(22)-N(1))-methyltransferase, whose amino-acid sequence is MNVYQLSKRLERVADYLPSDSCFADIGSDHAYLPCYVCLNDSEAKAIAGEVNVGPYESALSEVRNQNLEDRIEVRLGDGLEVLEPGEVRQVVIAGMGGSLIKNILDRGKEKLKNVDRIIVQPNIGAKFLREWFIEQKYQLTKEEILEENGHTYEILIAQPGDPLVCYQKDIFSKQLLFGPHLLKERPEVFRQKWKEEYAKRQRVLTQINKSKEPHLEKMNEVRTEMEWIEEVLAI